One region of Acomys russatus chromosome 8, mAcoRus1.1, whole genome shotgun sequence genomic DNA includes:
- the Rtp4 gene encoding receptor-transporting protein 4: MPVSDFSTWMHTFQELIQEEEPGNRWTLQLNKSIVPDEVALGWRQYQQTVPGRFQCSICNRGWSSAQVKILCHMYKELSQGRVLMRIFAQRCQKCFGSRFEDPEFSTETINRILKNLVNYILRRYYGHGFRNIPTTPNACLDEKLFVDGPHDACNCEACALGRSGGCAFKPKAKLPKSPSPSPKSHSSFPPKSCYSSPQPGNMSSERLFQERTEPRDSSISLLGILAIAAVTILGLIIR, translated from the exons ATGCCGGTCTCCGATTTCAGTACATGGATGCACACATTTCAAGAACTGATCCAGGAGGAGGAACCCGGGAACAGGTGGACCCTGCAGTTGAATAAGAGCATTGTACCAGATGAGGTGGCCCTGGGATGGAGGCAGTACCAGCAGACAGTACCTGGCAG GTTCCAATGTTCCATCTGTAACAGAGGTTGGTCTTCTGCCCAAGTGAAGATCTTGTGCCACATGTACAAGGAGCTATCTCAGGGCCGGGTCCTCATGAGAATCTTTGCTCAGAGGTGCCAGAAGTGCTTTGGGTCTCGGTTTGAGGATCCTGAGTTCTCCACAGAGACCATCAACAGGATTCTGAAGAATCTAGTCAATTATATTCTGCGGAGATACTATGGACACGGCTTCAGGAACATACCAACGACACCAAATgcgtgtttggatgaaaagttgtTTGTGGATGGGCCCCATGACGCATGCAATTGTGAGGCATGCGCTCTTGGCCGCAGTGGAGGGTGTGCCTTTAAACCCAAAGCAAAGCTGCCCAAATCCCCATCTCCTTCACCAAAGAGTCACAGTTCTTTTCCACCAAAGAGCTGCTACTCTTCACCTCAGCCTGGGAAtatgtcttctgaaaggcttttTCAGGAACGCACAGAGCCCCGTGACTCAAGTATATCACTATTAGGTATTTTGGCTATTGCTGCAGTTACCATTCTTGGTCTTATCATCAGATAA